Part of the Lolium rigidum isolate FL_2022 chromosome 6, APGP_CSIRO_Lrig_0.1, whole genome shotgun sequence genome, GGGGCAGATTAAGTATGTCTTCTCTGATAAGACAGGGACCCTGACACAGAACAAGATGGAGTTCCAGTGCGCATCGGTTCACGGTGTTGACTACAGCTCTGCAAAAGATACATCTGGATACTCACTTGTAGGTAAGAAGGTGCTTGATACTCAGTTGTAGGTACGGCGGTTTTAATGCACATTGCTTGTTCCATGTTTTTCTTTCCTAATAAGACCTCTCATTTGCCTGTTTGGTCAGTCGATGATCTTCTGTTGACACCAAAAATGGCAGTTAGGACTGATCCTCAGCTTCTCAAGATGTTGAGGAATGGCGGCTCAAATGAGGAAGCAAAGCTTGTGCTTGACTTCTTCCTTGCTCTTGCTGCCTGTAATACCATTGTGCCACTTGTCCTGGACACTAAAGACCCTAGGCAAAAGTTGATTGATTATCAGGGCGAGTCCCCTGATGAGCAGGCTCTAGCTTATGCTGCAGCATCCTATGGCATCGTGCTTGTTGAGCGAACATCTGGTTATGTGATGATCGATGTCCTTGGTGATAGACAAAGGTAACATACCTCCCACCTTTTGTTTTATGGATAATTTACTATGCAATCATGCACATGAATGTTCTCATTACAATGTTGTACCACCTATTTAAATTGGAAGCGCAAAATTCGGCGGTATCAAACGTGATTATGTGACTCGGACCGGATGAATGCTACCTGATCCGTGATCTTTACATCACTGGAAAACTATAAACAAACAAATTTTCTACAACTGTACTGCCTTGTTGTCTGCAGCAGTTGGTACCACAATTTTGTATACTTTTCCTTTCTAATTTTATTGATGTCATTGTCAACTGTTATTGATATTTGGTGGTGTGAATGCTGACGTCTAATGTTGTCTTCCTATGTTGCCTTCTGCGATTTGCAAATGATGTTATTAATCATCATAACTTCCTTGAAAAGATGCTCATAGCATATTTTGCCCTTGCCAAATGTGTACTGTGAAGTGGAAGCTTCGCATCTGCTTGAAAGTAATGTTTGTACCAGTGTCTTTTGGTTCTTGGTTAATCCTCACATCTGCTCCACATCACTAAATTCATAACTTCGTGAATACTGAACATTTGGACTTATGACACTGTAGTTGTGATCTTTCAAATTTGGGCAGAGGTAGGTAGGAACTCCTTTTTTAGTTTTAAAAAATACAAGATATGTAGGGCCCATTGGCAAAAGAATCCAGATTTCTAGTCCATCTGAATTTTCTTTTTTCCTGTTCTTCTGCATGTGTTGATCATCAAATTGAACTCTGCCTTTTATTTGGCATTGATCAATTCAGTGTGTCAAATTGTTATTTCAACATGCCGTACAACTAGTTTTCGATTTGGTTCAGATTTAATAATATGCTCTGAATCATGAAAATTAAGTTAACTTCTCAATTATCTCAAGCAGTACCCTACCTGATCAAAACAAGCTTAATATTGCCTTTGTGTTATCCACATGCTAGTGTATGCAGTTGATGTCTTGTTTATGTTGATTTGGTTTCTTCTTTGGTAGTGCTAATTTATTATGTTGACTCCTTTATGTCCACGTTCAAGTGCATCATTTTCCCCATGTCTGTTTAGTTTCTATAGATCATTAGCACGATTGATTCACAGTTCTGATGAATCTTGCTGGTATGGCAGATTTGATATATTAGGACTTCATGAGTTTGATAGCGATCGTAAGCGAATGTCTGTCATTATCGGCTGCCCTGACAAGACTGTTAAGCTATATGTCAAAGGCGCAGACAGTTCAATGTTTGGAATTACCAACAAAGAGTTAGACAATGTTCTTGCTACAGAGGCTCATCTCCACAAATATTCATCACTTGGCCTAAGAACTCTTGTTGTTGGTATGCGTGAATTGAGTCAGCCTGAATTTGAGGATTGGCAGTCAGCATATGAGAATGCTAGCACATCAGTACTTGGCAGGGGAAATTTACTCCGATCAGTTGCAACCAATATAGAGTGCAATATTCACATACTGGGGGCCACTGGGATTGAAGACAAGCTTCAAGATGGGGTACCAGAAGCGATAGAATCTCTTCGGCAAGCAGGCATGAAGGTTTGGATTTTAACAGGGGATAAGCTGGAGACAGCAATTTCTATTGGCTACTCTTGTAAGCTACTGACAAATGACATGACACAAATTGTGATAAATAACAGTTCTAAGGAGTCTTGCAAGAAAAGTCTCGAGGAAGCACTTGCAACGACTAAGGAGCTAAGGGTTGCTTCTTCAGTTGGCACACTGAATCCAGAATCTTCTGGTGTAATTCTTGCTTTGATTGTAGATGGTAACAGCCTTGTTTACATACTCGAGACTGAGTTGCAAGAAGAGGTACTCATCTATATGTGGTCCTATTATTACGTACACATCCTTTTGTCCTCAGTAATAAGATCATCTTATTAAGATGTCATAAATGACACATGGTCTGTCTTATTTTGTTTGTGATAGCTTTTCAAAGTAGCCACAGAATGTAGCGTTGTCTTATGTTGTCGAGTGGCTCCTCTACAAAAGGCAGGGGTAGTTGCACTTATAAAAAACAGGACGGATGATATGACCTTAGCAATTGGTGATGGTATTCCTTCCTGCTTCTTCTGTTGTGTTATATTTCTTTTATCTAGGAGGTAATGTGCACAATTGATATATTTTACTTAACCTGTGATATTCAGGAGCAAACGATGTTTCAATGATTCAAATGGCTGATGTTGGGGTTGGCATCAGTGGCCAAGAAGGAGGACAAGCTGTTATGGCATCAGATTTTTCTATGAGACAATTCAGATTCTTGGTTCCTCTTCTATTAGTTCATGGTCACTGGAATTATCAAAGAATGGGTTACATGATCCTTTACAACTTTTACAAGAATGCCACATTTGTTTTAGTTCTTTTCTGGTAAGATTTTTTAAAAGAGAATAAACACTTCATTAATTGGGGAAGTATTACTGTTTAGTCTGTGCGAAAACCAGTTGGAGTTTATTCAAATCTTCCATAGTACAATCTTGGGAAACTGGGAGGCTTATTCATTTTTCTGGTGTTCAGCCGTTATATATAAGATATATACGTTCGTTATCAGTTTAAGACTATAATTCCTAGTTATATCCAATTGAATTGCCTGAAATTTGTTAAGGAGCACCTCTATATTTTTCATATATTTGCATGGACAATTACTAAAAGATAATATTTATGGTATGACCAGGTATGTGTTGTATACATCTTTCACTTTGACAACTGCTATCACTGAATGGAGTAGCCTCTTGTATACTGTGCTTTATACATCCCTTCCGACAATCGCTGTTGGCATTCTTGACAAGGATCTTAGTAAGTCAACACTGCTAGCTTACCCAAAGCTATATGGAACTGGCCAAAGGAATGAGAAGTATAATGTGAATTTGTTTGTCATCAATATGCTTGAAGCACTTTGGCAGAGTTTGGTTGTTTTCTACATACCGTATTTTGCATATAGACAAAGTACAATAGATATCTCTAGTCTCGGAGATTTGTGGGCACTTGCATCTGTCATCATTGTAAATATGCAATTGGCCATGGACATCATTTGGTGGAATTGGATTATACATGCGTTTGTATGGGGAACGATTGCAGCAACTGCCATTTGCCTctttgtgatagattcaatatggGTTCTTCCTGGTTATGGGTAAGTACTTATCTCCAGCATTCCCACATTTTCGTATTCCATGCAATAGCTGTGATCTTGATATTAGTTTTGAACCGGTGAAGGTATTTAGACTCTTCTCTCCATTGGACATATAAGAATATAGCAAGTTTCCTGCAACATGTGTGTATATTGTTAGTTATTAATCTTCTGAACAAATAAAATTAGCCTTGATAGTTTCTTAGTTTGAGATGTTTGAACTTGGAGGTTCTGCTTCTCTAATGTGATAAGAAAGCAACAGGCAACATCACACCTGAGTGCTCATGCCTTGCTCTTTTTTTTCTGTTATAATGCATaagattttcttctttctcttgcACTACAATTCTTCCAGTATACATGGATTAAACGCTCTATTTTTTGCAAGCATCTCTGTTTCTTAGGATTTGGTGCAACTTTGTGCAATTGCCTGTGAATATCTATAGATGCAACAAACTGACGCCAAACAATAAATGCAGGGCCATCTTTCATGTGATGGGGACAGGTTTGTTTTGGTTACTGCTGCTTATCATTATTGTTGCAGCAATGGTCCCACATTTTGTAATCAAGGCTTTCATGGAGCACTTTAATCCGAGTGATATTCAAATTGCTCGAGAGATGGAGAAGTTTGGGGCTTTAAATCAGGTGAACCGTGCGGAAATTCCAATGAGAACGGTTACATGACCCTAGAAGGGCAGTTGTATAGtgtttttcttcttttcattttttattcTCTTGCTCCTTTCGCCCTAGAAGGTCATTCATTTATTAACTGTAAGGTGATAGTTTTGCCTCTTGAGATGTATGTAAGTATGTGTGTATCATGTATGTATCCCATCTAACTTCCTCTATTcctaaatataagacgttttggcagtTCAATTTGAGCTGCCAAAACATGTTATattaaggaacggagggagtaacatttaccagaaaagaaatagaaattgtTGACATACGAGGATTCTCTTGCCCTGGTGACAGCCATTATTGTGAACAGTGTGATGTATATTATCCCTTACTACATCTGAAAAGTACAATTTGTGCTCATATTCTCTTGTCTACTTTTATATGATAATTCACTAGATCTGCTGACCCTACAATGAGTACATGAGTTCGTATGTTCAACATCACAGGATATATTCAGATTTGCCTACGATTGAACTGGATTAATTCCATTTAGACCAACTTCGGTTCCTGAATTAAGCAACTGGAGAAGGTTGGCATAGCAAACATTGCATAACCTTAAGAACAGTTAGCTAGATACAAGCATCAGAGTATTAATCATCCAAAAAATGGAAGAGAACATCTCAAATATCTTGTTGGCCTCCAACACCACTCAGCAGTAAGAGCTACCGGTCTATACTGGGGCACTCTTTCCAGCAGATCATAGTACGGCGTCTTTCCAAACTTAACCAGTGCCAGGAGAACTAGCCTAATGATTTACATAGATGCTCTCCGAAGAAGCATAAACATTTGAGCAACCTAAACAGTAAGTTGAGCACTGGTAGGCCTCCAACCGATTTGAGTTGGCTGTAGAAGTGCTTGCAGTCTAGCAACTCAAGACAACACCAGACAAAAGGACTGACCATACTGTGGAATATCACATTCTCTTTGGACAACACTCTGGTGGCGGTTGATGACATTGGTTAGAAACAAAACATCAAGCTTCTCAGGTCCTCTCTTGAAACGACTGAGAGCGAGAAAAAGCTGCTGGATTGGCCTGCAGAGTCTGAGGAGATTCTGGCGTCTTGTCATGCTTTAGAACCTTCGGCTGGAGAGACTTGATCATGCCTTTGTCATCAGGTTTGATGCCTAGAGCATCCCAGACTGAACTCTTTGCGGCCTCGGCTGGGTCACCAATCCGAAGAGTTTTAGGGACTCGTATGTTGTTTCCACTCTTTTCTTCTTGTAGGTCTGCTTCTCTTGAATGCTTTCCAAGCGTTGGAGAATTGTCCTCCGAACAGTTAGTTTTATTTGGAGAGCCATTGCTCCCATGACATGGTGAACTCAACATTCCACTAGGCCAGCCAGAAATGTAGCTCCAGAGAGGCGGCGGCATCAGAGGAAAGGGAACAACAGGAGTGCAAATTCCTGGAGCTGCCATCATCGGTGGAGCCACCCACGAAGGCAGGCTGTGCCTCGCCATTTCAGACCCATGAATAGGCTCTGTTGAGCACTGAGTAGCTGCCATGAAAGCAATACTGTTATACGTAGGACTCCAGGGAAACATCAAAGCAGGACCGTGAGGGTGAGACAATGTGACACCATTACAATATCCTGACACATTGCTGGGCTCATTTTTATCTGCGCTACCCGGCATCTGGTTTGAGCAATCCAATACTGGTGCAGAAGATGGACATGATTGTTCTTCCTTATTATCACCAGTGGCCAAGGAAACAAGGTGAGTGTCCTTCTGTTCTGTACTATTAAGGATTGAAGCCGTGGAGTGTAAAACTGGCACTTCAGATCCAACTTCCTTCACCATTTCATTTTCTTTAATTGGCCCTGGAAGGACAGGAGGTACAAGCGGAAGAGCTAGATGGTGAATTGCACTGGAGACATCTCCAGGAGCAGCTATATTATTACCACACGACATCAGAGCATGGTGGTACTGAATTGCATTCTTTCTGCGTCTTCCAGAACCTACAGGAACATTCCTAATATTTCCACCAGCAGTCCAATACCTCTGGCAATTCCTGCAGAAGTGCCTAGGCTGGCTAACATTGTAATTGTTGAAGTAGCAGAACTTTGTTTCCATGCTATTGCAGCGAGGGCATGGCACTATCATATCAGGCTTCTTCAGTACATTCTCTTGGCCAGATCCATCAGGTTCGGTCTTAATTTGAGACTTGGAATCAGTTCCCATTTTCCTGCCATGTCTGCTGATAGTTTGCAAACCATTCTGCTCAGTATTGTTGGAACAGAAAGGTGTTGCGTCAACATTTAGCAGCTTGTCGGAGACAGTTGGCATGACATTGTCGTTGTTTGCAtcattttttggtttggtgacaaCCTGAAATTATTATTTAACATGCATTAAACTGATGATTCAAATAGGTATAGCATAGTCTTAGAACGTGCTAACAGATAAAGTGCAAAATATTGAGCAGAAGTCACGTTGATTTAGCTAGAAAAAGTTACTCCTTTACAAAGAAGTATGGTGATCATGTAacttttattttcttgaattactACCAGGCATGTAAATATGGCATGCTGGAAACACTGCAGACACTACTGGTATGAGGTCATAACATCCACTTGATAGCATAGCTGATTTAAGTTGACATGCAACACTCTGTTGCCGTTTCTTCAGTCATGCACAGTTTATTTTCATGTTTACCAATGAATTACATGCCTCACTATGTTTGTTCAAGAGGTGTTAAACATTGAATAATAATACTAATAATTTTCCCCTATGTGCATGCACTAAAGTATGACGGAATATGCACATGAGTAGGCTTTGCATCTATAGGGCAATCAGTTTGAAATTTGGTAGTGTTAAAACAAAGTGTGATCAGATAGCAATGACACATATGGCATGGTTTGAGTTTCTGCTTGGAGCTATGTTGCTGGGAGTCTATCACTAATGTTTTGAGCAATACTGGTACATACAATAGTTCCAACTGGCAGGCATAGCGTTGGTTCCGTCATGAACCGTAGCTGAATTTCATGATCACCAGCTTGAGCACTCCAAAAGACAAACCATAGCTGCTTCAGAGTCCATAGCAGAACTGCTGGCAAACCAAGTTTCCCTCTGGTTCGACATAAGACTATGCGTGATTGTTTTTATAGGACTCCAAT contains:
- the LOC124663266 gene encoding phospholipid-transporting ATPase 1-like, whose product is MSSDRPLTDAASPHPPASQLPPPQPEPPVRPDPLGFSVEAPDPFRGRDQPDPTASQPELLQQEDAAESRAVVVGEPSAEFAGNAIRTAKYSALTFLPRNLFEQFRRLSYLYFLAITVLNQLPQVAVFGRGASALPLAFVLLVTAVKDAYEDLRRHRSDRAENNRLAAVLAAAEFAPRKWKRLRVGDVVRVASSETLPADIVLLATSDPTGVAHVQTVNLDGETNLKTRYARQETHLKFSRHGGVGGVLHCERPNRNIYGFQANLEIDGKRVSLGPSNIVLRGCELKNTAWAIGVVVYAGKDTKVMLNNSGPPSKRSRLETQLNRETVILSIMLIGMCTTASVLAGIWVLNHRGELEFTQFFREKDYTTGKNYNYYGIGMQIFITFLMAVIVYQVIIPISLYISMEMVRLGQAYFMGADLDLYDKYSSSKFHCRALNINEDLGQIKYVFSDKTGTLTQNKMEFQCASVHGVDYSSAKDTSGYSLVVDDLLLTPKMAVRTDPQLLKMLRNGGSNEEAKLVLDFFLALAACNTIVPLVLDTKDPRQKLIDYQGESPDEQALAYAAASYGIVLVERTSGYVMIDVLGDRQRFDILGLHEFDSDRKRMSVIIGCPDKTVKLYVKGADSSMFGITNKELDNVLATEAHLHKYSSLGLRTLVVGMRELSQPEFEDWQSAYENASTSVLGRGNLLRSVATNIECNIHILGATGIEDKLQDGVPEAIESLRQAGMKVWILTGDKLETAISIGYSCKLLTNDMTQIVINNSSKESCKKSLEEALATTKELRVASSVGTLNPESSGVILALIVDGNSLVYILETELQEELFKVATECSVVLCCRVAPLQKAGVVALIKNRTDDMTLAIGDGANDVSMIQMADVGVGISGQEGGQAVMASDFSMRQFRFLVPLLLVHGHWNYQRMGYMILYNFYKNATFVLVLFWYVLYTSFTLTTAITEWSSLLYTVLYTSLPTIAVGILDKDLSKSTLLAYPKLYGTGQRNEKYNVNLFVINMLEALWQSLVVFYIPYFAYRQSTIDISSLGDLWALASVIIVNMQLAMDIIWWNWIIHAFVWGTIAATAICLFVIDSIWVLPGYGAIFHVMGTGLFWLLLLIIIVAAMVPHFVIKAFMEHFNPSDIQIAREMEKFGALNQVNRAEIPMRTVT
- the LOC124667161 gene encoding cyclic dof factor 3-like, with the protein product MAALNDRGDTAIKLFGRTIPLRDASAEVVTKPKNDANNDNVMPTVSDKLLNVDATPFCSNNTEQNGLQTISRHGRKMGTDSKSQIKTEPDGSGQENVLKKPDMIVPCPRCNSMETKFCYFNNYNVSQPRHFCRNCQRYWTAGGNIRNVPVGSGRRRKNAIQYHHALMSCGNNIAAPGDVSSAIHHLALPLVPPVLPGPIKENEMVKEVGSEVPVLHSTASILNSTEQKDTHLVSLATGDNKEEQSCPSSAPVLDCSNQMPGSADKNEPSNVSGYCNGVTLSHPHGPALMFPWSPTYNSIAFMAATQCSTEPIHGSEMARHSLPSWVAPPMMAAPGICTPVVPFPLMPPPLWSYISGWPSGMLSSPCHGSNGSPNKTNCSEDNSPTLGKHSREADLQEEKSGNNIRVPKTLRIGDPAEAAKSSVWDALGIKPDDKGMIKSLQPKVLKHDKTPESPQTLQANPAAFSRSQSFQERT